One part of the Streptomyces sp. NBC_00286 genome encodes these proteins:
- a CDS encoding ATP-binding protein: MKRLVLELLAVPKAVPEVRRAVREYLARPCPEVQLCVSELLANVINHLGEGTPVTVRLARTDGGRARLEVSDPDAYAWLIRRRPGPDDETGRGLLLLDAVALRWGVDQGTGGKTVWCELPQGA, translated from the coding sequence GTGAAGCGCCTGGTCCTCGAACTGCTCGCGGTCCCCAAGGCCGTTCCCGAGGTCCGGCGCGCTGTGCGCGAGTACCTGGCCCGGCCCTGCCCCGAAGTGCAGCTCTGCGTCAGCGAGTTGCTGGCGAACGTGATCAATCACCTCGGCGAGGGCACGCCCGTGACCGTGCGTCTGGCCCGTACGGACGGGGGCCGTGCGCGGCTGGAGGTCAGCGACCCGGACGCGTACGCCTGGCTCATCCGGCGCCGGCCGGGGCCGGACGACGAGACGGGCCGCGGGCTCCTGCTGCTCGACGCGGTCGCGCTGCGGTGGGGCGTGGATCAAGGGACGGGCGGCAAGACGGTGTGGTGCGAGCTTCCGCAAGGCGCGTGA